The genome window TGTGTCGTGCTGAAGACCGCTTGGATGGAGTAATAATCCTTCGTGGGGACAGGGTCACACTTGTGATCGTGGCAGCGTGCACACTGCAAGGAATGGGCCAGAAAGGTTTCCCCCACGCTGTTGGTGACATCGTCGAGAAAGCGTTTCCGTGCGATTTTGGGTACCTTCATGGAGGTTAGTTCCCAGAGGCCCATCCGCAGAAATCCCGTGGCGATAATCATTTCAGAGTCGTTCGCATCATGCTCGTCACCAGCAATTTGTTCGCGGATGAAGTGGTCGTAAGGCTTGTCGTTGTTGAAAGAACGCACCACGTAATCTCGATAACGCCATGCATTACCGCGTTCAAAATCATTGGCGAATCCCGACGAATCAGCGTAACGGACGACATCCAGCGGATGTTGCGCCATCCGTTCCTCATAATGGGGCGACTCTAATAAACGATCGATCACATCCGAAAACGCTTCTTCATTCGACCAGGGTCATTCAGGAAATCATTCGCTTGCTCCGGTGAAGGCGGCAAACCGGTCAAGTCAAACGTGGTCCGTCGAATTAACGTCTTGCGATCGGCTTGTGTTGCGACAGACAACCCAATTGGCAGCTCCTGCTCAATTAACACGTCGATTGGGTTCCTCTGGCCCTTGACTCTTACCTTTGTCACGGGTTGGTAGGCCCATAATCCGGCTGGGTCGTATTTGCGGGTTGTCCAATTGTCATCTAATCCCTTCGAGGTGTTGACTCTGATTCCATCCTCGGCCGACCATTGGCTGGCATACTCTTCTTCAAGCTCGCGTTTTTTCTCGTTACTCACCCACACTGCTCCCAAGCTAATCCAATCTCGCAACCAAATTAGTTGTTGAGCGGACAAGCGTTCGGCTTCCTTGGAAGGCATCTTAGACCAGTCGTCATTTTGACGAGTGGCGGCTTGATACAATGGGCTCTCATTCGGTTTTCCCACTGTCTCCACCTGCCTGCAATCCCGCCATCGATCGAAGTTTCAATGATCCTTCGATCTCATCCGGATCACCCCGTGACAACCGAGACATTTCTCCCGAAGCAAGGGATCGATCCGACGCACGAACAGAATCTCGGAATCGGTTTTGGCCGACTCCTGACCATGGGATTCCAGGTTGAGTCCCATGGGGATGACGACAAGAGCGAACAGTAAGAACAGTTTTTGCGTGATGCTCTTATTTCTAATCGATTCAATGGTTGGTGGGGTAGTTCGTGATCAGATGATTTCTGAGTCAAGGCGACACGCTTTGTCATTTCATGAAGCCGCTGGTGGTGGTTGCGTGTTTACTGATGTGGTCGTTTTCAGCATCGTCAATTGCGAATAAGCTTCGTACTCCTGTCGTGAACGTTTTCTGCAGGTTCTTGTCGATGAGCCTCTTTTGGTACTGTTGCTGCGGTTTGTCTCGGCGGCAGTAAAACGCATGGAGTACCCGCCGCGGTTGTTTCGATCGATTTTCCATTCCGCCATGCCACAGATGTGCATTCATCACCACAATCGTTCCTGCGCTACCGGTAACGATCACTTGATCGGAATGATCCTCGAAAGCATCAGCGAGCACTTGTTGCGGGAGTTTGTTGCTGCGATGTGTGGCCGGAACGATCCGCAGCGGACTATTTTCAAGCGTGATGTCTTGCAACATCCACAAGACGTTGCAGACCCAGAACCCTCGCGTATCCGGTATCTGAATGCAGTGGCTGACGGACGTCGCTGCCTGGATTAACGCTTCGAAGATTTAAACTGCTTAGTTTGAAATCACCGACCACGTGCGCGACATGAGGTAGGACTGTTTCGTTAGTGATCACTCGCGTAAATACATCGCCTTTGTTGACTAGATTCGCCAGCCGGCGACAGCCTGGTTTCCGCTTGAATTCTGATCCCGCCGAATCAGCTTCTTCCTCGAACAATTTGTCAATTCTCTCGTTCAAATCGCCGAGCAACTCTTGGTTAATTGCGTTGGGTAAGATGACAAGACCGAATTCATCAAGTTGTTTAGTAGAACAAGTCATCAGATCCTGCGATTTGTTTCGTCGGTACACCCCGTTGTCTTACCATCCGGGCGTAATGAATGCGGAGTGGTTCGGGCTGTGTTGGGATCGGAGACTTCCGATAGGTAAGACGCCTCGCTTGTTCGTCGGCAAGAAATCCACCGACCGGAAGTACAAGTATTGGCCAATAGGATAAGCTAGACGGCATGCGACCTTCTCCTCAAGATACATTCAGCATCGGCGTCTTCTTCTGGTCCGAATGGACGAGGACATTCAGCAAGGGGAGTTCCTTTTCAAACCTTGCACAGTTGCTGACTAGTGTTCAGGCGTGATACAACTCGTTGCTGGAGGTGGCGTAGCGAATTCAGGCTTAACTTGCCGAATGAATGAGCAAGACGGTTCATCGGAAGAGTGTCTGACTCGTGTGTCGCAAGAATTGCCTTCGGAGGTTTGGTATCCGAAACGCCAGTGCGGTGGCAGGTTGCGTCCGGCAATGCCAATTTTCTTGTGTTCGCGGCTTCAATCTTCGGCTGGCGTCACGATCATCTCGCCGTTCATGACTTTCCAATGGCCAGGAAAGGTGCAGAGATAGGGATACCGACCTGGTTTCTTCGGAGCGCGAAAATAGATCGTAAACTTTTCTTTCGGCAAAACGATGTCCGTATAGGCCAATACATCGTCTGTCGGTGGGACATAGTGTCGCAGTGCAGCCTCCGGATCAGCGATTAGCAGATTGGCGCGCTTTCCAACTCGCTCCAGTGCGTTAACTTCGACGAGTACCCAGTTATGTGGCACAACATCAGGATTCGACAGCGTCAGGGCTAGGGGTTCGCCGGCTTGGACACGGATGGATTTTGTGGCATAGGAAAGGTCACTACCGATATCGATTGTAAGCGGGCGAGCGTGATCGAGTTTCTTAAGGTGCGGATTCTTAATACTACGCGTTGCCATTGCCAGATCGGCTACTATCGGGTGCGGATGAATTGGTTTGTGAACCGGCTTGTAATTTGGCAAGTGGGTGAACGGTTGGTCGAGTTGGTGCACGGTCAGGAAGAGATCATGAAACACATCTGGGGCCGATTGCAGTTGCAGGTGCAGTTGGTTAACCGGTTGCAGATGAGGAATCTGTAGAAAAAGTGTACGGCGGTCGGCAAGCACATGGGTTGCTTTGATCGGCAACGTGTCATGGCCACGAAGGCCGTGGTGATGTGTTGAGAATTCTGGAGATCCGTAAGCGGGACCATATCGATAGTTCCAGCATTGGGCAAAATGGTTGTCTGACTCGAGGGCCGTTGCCTTATCGATCGGTGCGGAAAACGTAACGGCTATACCATTTTCGTGGGCGCGAAAGCCGATGGGTAGTTGAGTCTCGGTACCCGTATATCGGACGCGTTGAAAACAACCATCTTCGGATGTAAACGAGACCCAGCCCTGCATCCCACTCACATAAAGCTGGCCATCGGTGGAGCTGAATCGACCACGATGGGATCCAGAAAGAAACTCACCGGGTAATGGCACGACTGCGCCTTGAAGTTGTTCACCAACTTTGTCACGTAGGATGAGGAAATGTGAGCCCATTCCAAAAGAGAAATGTAGCAGTTGCCCAGCAAGGGGGCCCCAGCGATCGCTGGATACATACGTTTGTCCGCCGCTGGAATTGTCGATTCCGCGCGGAAGGTAAACCAGCGGTAGATCAGGAACTCGCCCCTCGATTGGACCTCGATAGCCGAAATGCGGTGTTGGTTGAGAGGCCCTGGAAGCATCGGGCCGCACGGCACAGATCATCGATGCAGGCGTCCATTCACCCTCGGAACAGGGCACAGTCACAGTTCCATCTGGAAGCAAGCCCAAGCCATCTGGATTGCGGAAGCCCGTGGCCACGACCTCGGCCTGGTCTCCATCGGGCGAGATCTTTACCAGTCCTTGATTGCTGGAGGCTGTGTAGAAGTTTCCCTCAACGTCGCGTTCCAGTCCGCAGATGAAATCATGGCCAGCGTTTGATATCTGATAGGCATTGCTGAAACACTCGTAGAAGTCTGCCTCGCCGTCCTTGTTGAGGTCGTGTAACCGAGTGATTTGATCTCTTCCCAGCACGAAGATGCCATCCTTGTCTACGACGATTCCTAACGCTTGATGGAGTCCCGCTGCGAACCGTCGCCACTTGGCCTTTCGCGACGGGTACTGAAAACCGGTGACGTGCCAGACATCCCCTTGCATCGTGCAAACCAATGCTGATCCATCTGGCAGGAAGTCGTGTCCTCCGCAAAAGAGCAACGCGTTCCAGGGGTTTTCAATTGGCAAGCCAATCGTGTCGATTGCATAGGGGTTGCCGCTGCCAAGTCTGATCGCCGTTTCGAACTCTTCTGGCCATTGACTCGGTGCATTCTCTCGCAAGTGCCGAAGCGGATGCTCGTTAACCTCTGCCACGATGTGAGAAAATTTACCGTCTGTGACTCCGGGAACGTCTAGCAGTTCCCGTTTTCCGATCCGATAGGCAAATGCCACGCGATTGCCATGTCGATAGAAACCATGGTATTTAAACGGCGGACGAATTTGCGATTTTTCTTTGAGGTGTGGGACAGCTTGTCCTGACATTTCCAAGCCGTTCAGGAACCCATGTCGAAACGTCGAGAACTTCACAAAGTCGCCTTTCCAGACAGCCTCGTATGACAGTGTTT of Pirellulaceae bacterium contains these proteins:
- a CDS encoding plastocyanin/azurin family copper-binding protein — its product is MYCLFNKQFRLALLLAMTIPLALASAQQAAPTPPSTDQLEFSAQLVAQMLERARQFGDPHRGLLVFTSDKSACLSCHQIQSHGGKVGPALTKIAAERKPEEIVESIIWPKRQVKPEYVTHLIIDDSGKSHQGYIVSKDERQLVLRNPSKSKSGDQVFELDSIEAQQEVGTLMPNNLTAAMTEQQVADLLAFILSLGTASGIPDDEREMLMLHAQAHRRPPATFPLERRPIRAEQRPNWQHHVNRNRLFDFYSKQADYFRRLPVTPPLLAEFPGLDGGELGHWGNQDEETWASNDWNHTQLGSIQAGVFRGNGATVSRGICVKLDDAIGLSTCFNPETLSYEAVWKGDFVKFSTFRHGFLNGLEMSGQAVPHLKEKSQIRPPFKYHGFYRHGNRVAFAYRIGKRELLDVPGVTDGKFSHIVAEVNEHPLRHLRENAPSQWPEEFETAIRLGSGNPYAIDTIGLPIENPWNALLFCGGHDFLPDGSALVCTMQGDVWHVTGFQYPSRKAKWRRFAAGLHQALGIVVDKDGIFVLGRDQITRLHDLNKDGEADFYECFSNAYQISNAGHDFICGLERDVEGNFYTASSNQGLVKISPDGDQAEVVATGFRNPDGLGLLPDGTVTVPCSEGEWTPASMICAVRPDASRASQPTPHFGYRGPIEGRVPDLPLVYLPRGIDNSSGGQTYVSSDRWGPLAGQLLHFSFGMGSHFLILRDKVGEQLQGAVVPLPGEFLSGSHRGRFSSTDGQLYVSGMQGWVSFTSEDGCFQRVRYTGTETQLPIGFRAHENGIAVTFSAPIDKATALESDNHFAQCWNYRYGPAYGSPEFSTHHHGLRGHDTLPIKATHVLADRRTLFLQIPHLQPVNQLHLQLQSAPDVFHDLFLTVHQLDQPFTHLPNYKPVHKPIHPHPIVADLAMATRSIKNPHLKKLDHARPLTIDIGSDLSYATKSIRVQAGEPLALTLSNPDVVPHNWVLVEVNALERVGKRANLLIADPEAALRHYVPPTDDVLAYTDIVLPKEKFTIYFRAPKKPGRYPYLCTFPGHWKVMNGEMIVTPAED
- a CDS encoding phytanoyl-CoA dioxygenase family protein, with protein sequence MLQDITLENSPLRIVPATHRSNKLPQQVLADAFEDHSDQVIVTGSAGTIVVMNAHLWHGGMENRSKQPRRVLHAFYCRRDKPQQQYQKRLIDKNLQKTFTTGVRSLFAIDDAENDHISKHATTTSGFMK
- a CDS encoding DUF1549 domain-containing protein; translated protein: MGKPNESPLYQAATRQNDDWSKMPSKEAERLSAQQLIWLRDWISLGAVWVSNEKKRELEEEYASQWSAEDGIRVNTSKGLDDNWTTRKYDPAGLWAYQPVTKVRVKGQRNPIDVLIEQELPIGLSVATQADRKTLIRRTTFDLTGLPPSPEQANDFLNDPGRMKKRFRM
- a CDS encoding DUF1549 domain-containing protein; translated protein: MAQHPLDVVRYADSSGFANDFERGNAWRYRDYVVRSFNNDKPYDHFIREQIAGDEHDANDSEMIIATGFLRMGLWELTSMKVPKIARKRFLDDVTNSVGETFLAHSLQCARCHDHKCDPVPTKDYYSIQAVFSTTQLAERTASFLEHENRSGFEEQTYLQRIKQTHQ